The segment TGACCTGGCCGACCTGACCAACGCCGCCAACATCCCGGCGCTGCCGGCCCTCCCGGTTCAGGCCGTCTGAGCCACAGCCGGCACCACCGGCTCCCGGTCGCGGCGGCGACCGATGCCGGAACACCCAAGAACAGCCGGGCGGACCTCTGTGGGGGAGGGCCGCCCGGCCTTGGTGTATCTGCGCGGCAACAAGCCGCCGTTCACTACGAGTTGGGGACCCGCAGCCGTTCCCAGCTGACCCTTCCCGGCACCCCGTCCGCGTCCTTGCCGCGGAAGCCGAGCTTGCGCTGCCAGGCCGCGTACGACGCGCGGTCCGCCTCGGTCCACTCCGGACCGGGGCCTTCTTCGTAGCGGTCGCACCCCTCGGCGACCAGCCGTTCACCCATCGCCGTGATCACCGGGCTGCTGGTCCCCGACCGGAAGAAGTCCCGGCCCGGGAACGGTTCGTACCGCGGATGCTGCGGTTCCGGCGGCGTCGGCCCCGAGCCGTCCGGCTCCGTACCGTCCGTTTCCGGCGCGCCCTCCGCCGGCTTCGCCAGCCGCTTCTTGACCCGGCCGCGCAGGTCGTCCATCGCGATGCTGCGCGGATCGACCTTCCCTGGCTGCCACTCCTTGTGGCCGATCACCGAGTGTTCGTTCCAGCCGTGCGCCCGGCAGATCGCGGCCGCCGCCTTCTCCATGGCGACCCGCTGTTCCTCGGGCCACGGGTCCTTGCCGTCCCCGAGGTTGATGCACTCGAAGCCGTAGAAGTGACGGTTGCCGTCGGTGTCCGCCTCGTTGTCCGTCGGCAGGTCCGGGTCCTCGTTGATCACCGCGCGCAGTACGTCACCGTCACCGAGCCCGGCGTGGTTGGCGCGGCCGTTGCCGACGAGATGGACCTCGCCCTTTTTGTCGATCACGCCCAGACACAGCGGGCCCGGCAGATCGGAGCGCCCGTCGTAGCAGAGGTCCACCGAGGTGTCGGTGCCCTCGGTGGCGGTGTGGTGGATCATCACGCCGTGCGTCGGGCCCCAGGGGCCCTTCGCGTTCCGGTTGTGCGTACGCCAGCTGCGGACCTCATGGACCACCAGGCCCTCGTCGCGCAGTGCCTTCAGCAGCCGGCTCGCGGTCAGCGGGGTGGCCATCAGGCGATTCCTTCCTCGTCGACCGCGGCTGCGGCCGGGGCGGCGCAGCCGGTGATCCGTATCGGCCGGTGGAGCGGTGCGCGCCGGGTGCGCCGGCGAAAGCGGTCCCGGGCCGGGTGACGGACGGGGTGACGGATGGGGTGACGGATGGGGTGACGGTGGTGATGCCGCGGATGCGGCGGGGAAGCTCTTCCGCATAAACAGGGGAGAGGGCGTATGTGCCGGCATTCCCCGCCAATCCCTTGGGGCACCGAATGCGAGGACACCGGGAAATCGAGAAGGGGGACGGCGGGCGGGGGCCGGGGTGTGTGGCTCCTGAGGCGTAAGTATGCGTATGTGCTCAACACAGTGTCCGTAAGCGGGAGTTGGAGGGTCAAGAGGCCATTCCGGACACCGCCTGCGGAGGCCCTGTGCGCGGGAGTCGCCACTTCTTCCCAACTGGATTCCCGCGGCACCGGGACCGGAATCGCCTGAGACGGGGCGCACAGGGGCGTTTCGGGAGGAGATCGCGAACCGTGCGCAACGCGGGAGCGCACGGTGAGTGACAGCGGAGCCGGGGCGGGCCGGGGCCGGAGCGCATCCCCGCCACATATGCGTGCGGGACGGAGGAAATCCACCCGACAACATGCGGAAATCCCAGGGAGGCGTAACTTGGCCAAAAGATCTGTGATGGTAATCACCGCCGGAGTGTGATCTGCGATTTAGGGCCTCAGCTCCTGCGGCGATAACCTGCCGGACGGACATGCCGCGTATCCGGTCACCGTGTACGCCTCCCTCAGTGACAGCGCCGTCACGTTGCCCTTCGCGGCACGCCCATCGCAGACGAACGAACCGCGATCACTACGGCGATTCTGAGAAGACAAGGGACGGACGCGCGTGGACCTGTTCGAGTACCAGGCGAGGGACCTCTTCGCCAAGCACGGTGTACCGGTGCTGGCCGGTGAAGTCATCGACACGCCTGAGGCGGCGCGCGAGGCGACCCAGCGACTGGGCGGCAAGTCGGTCGTCAAGGCGCAGGTGAAGGTCGGTGGCCGCGGCAAGGCCGGCGGCGTGAAGCTGGCCACCAGTGAGGACGACGCGGTCGAGAAGGCCGGTCAGATCCTGGGCATGGACATCAAGGGCCACACGGTCCACAAGGTGATGATCGCCGAGACCGCTCCGGAGATCGCCGAGGAGTACTACGTCTCGTACCTCCTCGACCGCACCAACCGCACCTTCCTGGCCATGGCCTCCGTCGCGGGCGGCATGGACATCGAAGAGGTCGCGGCCACCCGGCCCGACGAGCTCGCGAAGGTCCCGGTCGACGCCAACGAGGGCGTCACGATCGAGAAGGCCCGCGAGATCGTCGCCCAGGCGAAGTTCCCGGCCGAGGTCGCCGAGAAGGTCGCCGACGTCATGGTGACCCTGTGGAAGACCTTCGTCGCCGAGGACGCGCTCCTCGTCGAGGTCAACCCGCTCGCCAAGGTCGCCAGCGGCGAGGTCATCGCCCTCGACGGCAAGGTGTCCCTGGACGAGAACGCCGAGTTCCGCCAGCCGGAGCACGAGGCGCTGGAGGACAAGGACGCAGCCAACCCGCTCGAGGCTGCGGCCAAGGCCAAGGGTCTGAACTACGTCAAGCTCGACGGCCAGGTCGGCATCATCGGCAACGGCGCGGGTCTCGTCATGAGCACCCTGGACGTCGTCGCCTACGCCGGCGAGGCGCACAACAACGTCAAGCCCGCCAACTTCCTCGACATCGGTGGCGGCGCCTCCGCCGAGGTCATGGCGAACGGCCTGGAGATCATCCTCGGCGACCCGGACGTCAAGTCCGTCTTCGTCAACGTCTTCGGTGGCATCACCGCCTGTGACGAGGTCGCCAACGGCATCGTCCAGGCCCTGGAGCTGCTCAAGTCCAAGGGCGAGGACGTCAACAAGCCCCTGGTCGTGCGCCTCGACGGCAACAACGCGGAGCTCGGTCGCGAGATCCTGTCGAAGGCCAA is part of the Streptomyces platensis genome and harbors:
- a CDS encoding peptidoglycan-binding protein, giving the protein MATPLTASRLLKALRDEGLVVHEVRSWRTHNRNAKGPWGPTHGVMIHHTATEGTDTSVDLCYDGRSDLPGPLCLGVIDKKGEVHLVGNGRANHAGLGDGDVLRAVINEDPDLPTDNEADTDGNRHFYGFECINLGDGKDPWPEEQRVAMEKAAAAICRAHGWNEHSVIGHKEWQPGKVDPRSIAMDDLRGRVKKRLAKPAEGAPETDGTEPDGSGPTPPEPQHPRYEPFPGRDFFRSGTSSPVITAMGERLVAEGCDRYEEGPGPEWTEADRASYAAWQRKLGFRGKDADGVPGRVSWERLRVPNS
- the sucC gene encoding ADP-forming succinate--CoA ligase subunit beta: MDLFEYQARDLFAKHGVPVLAGEVIDTPEAAREATQRLGGKSVVKAQVKVGGRGKAGGVKLATSEDDAVEKAGQILGMDIKGHTVHKVMIAETAPEIAEEYYVSYLLDRTNRTFLAMASVAGGMDIEEVAATRPDELAKVPVDANEGVTIEKAREIVAQAKFPAEVAEKVADVMVTLWKTFVAEDALLVEVNPLAKVASGEVIALDGKVSLDENAEFRQPEHEALEDKDAANPLEAAAKAKGLNYVKLDGQVGIIGNGAGLVMSTLDVVAYAGEAHNNVKPANFLDIGGGASAEVMANGLEIILGDPDVKSVFVNVFGGITACDEVANGIVQALELLKSKGEDVNKPLVVRLDGNNAELGREILSKANHPLVQRVDTMDGAADKAAELAAK